Proteins encoded in a region of the Trypanosoma brucei gambiense DAL972 chromosome 6, complete sequence genome:
- a CDS encoding dephospho-CoA kinase, putative, giving the protein MLLVGLTGGIACGKSTVSLLLKESHHIVVVDSDLVVRELQRPFMPCTRKIARRWPNCVDPQSGEVNRGALGSIIFSDPSARRALARIMNFPIFRATMKMVIGLWWRSLRQQLRGQGPLLVVLDVPLLYESNIYTWLVDRVVVVSCSEEQQVERMAKRNGLTREQALQRINAQMPISEKCKRADRVIHNEESLSELEHSVADTVAWMQQQSGGRVAFALSGALAVGVGLGAVVVYCCLRIVF; this is encoded by the coding sequence ATGCTACTCGTCGGTCTCACCGGGGGGATCGCGTGCGGAAAGTCGACCGTTTCATTACTGCTGAAAGAAAGTCATCACATTGTTGTCGTAGACTCGGACCTTGTAGTGCGTGAGCTACAACGCCCATTCATGCCGTGCACACGGAAGATTGCAAGGCGCTGGCCTAACTGTGTTGATCCACAATCTGGCGAAGTTAACCGTGGTGCACTCGGCAGTATCATTTTCAGTGACCCCAGCGCGCGTCGTGCCCTCGCACGAATTATGAATTTTCCCATTTTTCGTGCAACCATGAAGATGGTTATTGGTCTGTGGTGGCGGAGCTTGCGCCAGCAGCTTAGGGGACAAGGGCCCCTCCTCGTTGTCCTCGATGTACCGCTTCTTTATGAATCCAACATTTACACATGGCTCGTTGACCGTGTGGTAGTTGTGTCGTGTAGTGAAGAGCAACAGGTTGAGCGAATGGCCAAACGTAACGGGCTTACGCGGGAGCAAGCACTGCAAAGGATAAATGCACAGATGCCCATATCGGAAAAGTGCAAACGTGCCGATCGTGTGATACATAACGAGGAGAGCCTTAGTGAATTGGAACACTCCGTAGCCGACACGGTTGCTTGGATGCAACAACAGTCAGGTGGGCGGGTGGCATTTGCTCTGTCGGGCGCATTGGCCGTTGGTGTTGGTTTAGGTGCTGTGGTTGTTTACTGTTGCCTCCGCATCGTATTCTAA